The following proteins come from a genomic window of Campylobacter sp. RM16189:
- the def gene encoding peptide deformylase produces the protein MVLAVLTYPDKRLYQRSADIDTFDQNLHTFLDNMYDTMIAKNGIGLAAIQVGNPIRALIINLVNEESEIQERADLLEIINPKIVRKEGEQIFQEGCLSVPGFYEDVKRAEKITLNYQDRHGKECELEADGLLAVAIQHEIDHLDGHLFIEKIGYNKRKKFDKEYRKLKNKTL, from the coding sequence ATGGTGTTAGCAGTTTTAACATATCCTGACAAGAGGCTGTATCAAAGATCGGCAGATATAGATACCTTTGATCAAAATTTACATACTTTTTTAGATAATATGTATGATACAATGATAGCAAAAAATGGCATCGGATTAGCTGCTATTCAGGTTGGAAATCCGATTCGGGCATTGATTATAAATTTAGTCAATGAAGAGAGTGAAATCCAAGAAAGAGCCGATCTGCTCGAGATAATCAACCCAAAAATAGTTCGCAAAGAAGGCGAGCAAATTTTTCAAGAAGGCTGCCTTAGCGTGCCAGGATTTTATGAGGATGTTAAGCGTGCCGAAAAGATAACCTTAAACTATCAGGATAGGCACGGCAAAGAGTGCGAGCTTGAAGCGGACGGGCTTTTAGCCGTTGCGATACAACACGAGATTGATCACCTTGACGGACATCTTTTTATAGAAAAAATCGGCTACAACAAACGCAAAAAATTTGATAAAGAGTATAGGAAGTTAAAGAATAAAACTTTATGA
- a CDS encoding diguanylate cyclase: MIKVNKKKAENTVTIKDKEPAEFNIYGFSEDVIKELIEENIPSIPKNYSIFFEKMLDKKSDDFKKKITEIIEIEDEIGRIEDYRQIYIEREIKQSFAQIKSMLQAVALIYKNLGIMKTIIKKRSDSLEANSNLLTVQSVFNAFNDDLDKLNTLINKHIDVIKLNYEEISRVFKVVEEQSIYDPKFDLYNKKFFLKTLESELQYVKKYGYKSSFMLVRPKDEMMNLLGVRDRQAILKNISRFLLRTSRRSDILAHYGDGIFAMLMKHTDIEGAKKACERIADMFYTTTFLIAESDIEIDIEIAVCDLNTTKTIEEVLSHTLDMLAKSGRHKSKYVIVEDK, translated from the coding sequence TTGATTAAAGTTAATAAGAAGAAGGCTGAAAATACCGTAACTATAAAAGACAAGGAACCTGCAGAGTTTAATATATATGGGTTTTCCGAGGATGTTATAAAAGAGCTTATAGAGGAAAATATACCATCTATTCCTAAAAATTACTCTATTTTCTTTGAAAAGATGCTTGATAAAAAGTCTGATGATTTTAAGAAAAAAATTACCGAGATTATAGAGATTGAAGATGAGATAGGTAGAATAGAAGACTATAGGCAAATTTACATCGAGCGAGAGATTAAGCAGAGTTTTGCTCAGATAAAAAGCATGTTGCAAGCGGTCGCACTTATATATAAAAACCTTGGAATTATGAAAACTATTATAAAAAAACGCTCAGATAGCCTTGAAGCAAATTCGAATTTACTTACAGTTCAAAGCGTATTTAATGCATTTAATGATGACTTGGATAAGCTTAATACTTTAATTAATAAGCATATTGACGTTATCAAATTAAACTATGAAGAGATCAGTAGAGTTTTTAAAGTCGTAGAGGAACAATCCATATACGATCCTAAATTTGATCTCTATAATAAAAAGTTTTTCTTAAAAACTTTGGAATCAGAGCTTCAATATGTAAAAAAATATGGATATAAATCATCTTTTATGCTTGTAAGGCCAAAAGATGAAATGATGAATCTTTTAGGTGTTAGAGATAGGCAGGCGATACTTAAAAACATCTCAAGATTTCTTCTTAGGACATCAAGAAGAAGCGATATTTTAGCACATTATGGCGATGGAATTTTTGCTATGCTTATGAAGCACACCGATATAGAAGGTGCAAAAAAAGCGTGCGAAAGAATTGCCGATATGTTCTATACAACGACATTTTTGATAGCTGAAAGCGATATAGAGATAGATATAGAGATAGCGGTTTGCGATCTAAATACCACAAAAACTATTGAAGAGGTTCTTTCGCATACATTGGATATGCTTGCAAAAAGCGGACGACATAAGTCAAAATACGTGATAGTAGAGGATAAGTAG
- the clpP gene encoding ATP-dependent Clp endopeptidase proteolytic subunit ClpP, translating to MSYYVPYVIERTSKGERSYDIYSRLLKDRIVMLSGEIEDGIASSIVAQMLFLEAEDPDKDIYLYINSPGGVITSGFSIYDTMNYIKPDVCTICIGQAASMGAFLLSCGTPGKRYALPNSRIMIHQPLGGARGQATDIEIQAKEILRMKEILNSILAKNTGQKLSKIAKDTDRDFFMSSFEAKEYGLIDKVLEKSFK from the coding sequence ATGAGCTATTACGTCCCATACGTAATCGAGCGAACAAGCAAGGGCGAGCGAAGTTATGATATCTATTCTCGCCTCTTAAAAGATCGTATCGTAATGCTAAGCGGAGAGATAGAAGACGGCATAGCATCTTCTATCGTGGCTCAAATGCTGTTTTTAGAGGCCGAAGATCCCGATAAGGATATCTATCTATACATAAATAGCCCCGGCGGAGTTATCACAAGCGGCTTTAGTATATATGATACGATGAACTATATAAAGCCCGATGTTTGCACGATCTGCATAGGTCAAGCCGCATCAATGGGGGCTTTTTTGTTAAGTTGCGGAACTCCCGGCAAAAGATATGCACTTCCAAATTCTCGCATCATGATACACCAGCCTTTAGGCGGTGCTAGAGGTCAAGCTACGGATATAGAAATTCAAGCTAAAGAAATTTTGCGTATGAAAGAAATTCTAAACTCTATCTTGGCTAAAAACACGGGTCAAAAATTAAGCAAAATAGCAAAAGATACCGATAGGGACTTTTTCATGAGTTCGTTTGAAGCCAAAGAATATGGGCTAATCGATAAAGTTTTGGAGAAAAGCTTTAAATAA
- the tig gene encoding trigger factor, producing the protein MELKTKVIDTANASVTAKISSEEIKSKLENLAKKAAKNMKMEGFRVGKVPVNLVLKRYEKELTSDAEQDALKDLIDAALKELNRKTDEVIGEPMFIKFEREEGAIDTEIEISFKPVVNLDGYEELIPEFSTPRVMKKEIDEKKDELLKMVAPLEKVDKKKLEKGDFAKFDFEGFVDGVAFDGGKAEGYVLEIGSGQFIPGFEDGMIGLKVGEEKDVEVTFPAEYGAPNLAGKAAVFKVKLHEIQGKNVAKEIDEELLKQLMPNEENASVELLEERIKDQIRADKQYKLVNEELKPKFAEAIVEKYKFDIPKNIVEQEIDMQFRGAWSGFSEDEMKSFRDDKDALTKKRETFREDAQKSVKLTFIIDELARRRNVAVSDQELIQAVYFEAYRSGLDPKQHLENYKNQGVLPAIKMSMIEEKLFNEMFDKKEEKAEKEPKKAAKEKDEPKTEKKTTKKADK; encoded by the coding sequence ATGGAACTCAAAACCAAAGTTATAGACACTGCCAACGCTTCGGTAACGGCTAAAATCTCAAGCGAAGAGATAAAATCAAAGCTTGAAAATCTTGCTAAAAAAGCAGCTAAAAATATGAAAATGGAAGGCTTTAGAGTTGGTAAAGTGCCTGTAAATTTAGTCTTAAAAAGATACGAAAAAGAGCTAACTAGCGATGCGGAACAAGACGCTTTAAAAGATCTTATAGACGCCGCTTTAAAAGAGCTTAATAGAAAAACAGATGAGGTTATCGGCGAGCCGATGTTTATAAAATTCGAAAGAGAAGAGGGCGCTATCGATACCGAGATAGAAATTTCATTTAAACCCGTCGTAAATTTGGACGGATACGAAGAACTTATACCTGAATTTTCAACTCCTCGCGTTATGAAAAAAGAGATTGACGAGAAAAAAGACGAGCTTTTAAAGATGGTAGCTCCGCTTGAGAAAGTCGATAAGAAAAAGCTAGAAAAAGGCGACTTTGCTAAATTTGATTTTGAAGGTTTCGTAGACGGCGTTGCGTTTGATGGCGGCAAGGCTGAAGGATATGTGCTTGAGATAGGTTCAGGTCAGTTTATACCGGGCTTTGAAGACGGAATGATCGGTCTAAAAGTCGGTGAAGAAAAAGATGTAGAGGTAACATTTCCTGCCGAGTACGGTGCACCAAATTTAGCAGGCAAAGCGGCTGTGTTTAAAGTAAAACTGCATGAAATTCAAGGCAAAAACGTAGCAAAAGAGATAGACGAAGAGCTTTTAAAACAACTTATGCCAAATGAAGAAAACGCTAGCGTTGAGCTTCTTGAAGAGAGAATCAAAGATCAAATCAGAGCTGACAAGCAGTATAAGCTGGTAAATGAAGAGCTTAAGCCGAAATTCGCAGAAGCCATAGTAGAAAAGTATAAATTCGATATACCAAAAAACATCGTAGAGCAAGAGATAGATATGCAATTCCGCGGTGCATGGAGCGGTTTTAGTGAAGATGAGATGAAGAGCTTCAGAGACGATAAAGACGCTCTAACTAAAAAGCGTGAGACATTCCGCGAAGATGCGCAAAAGAGCGTGAAACTAACGTTTATCATAGATGAGCTTGCTAGAAGAAGAAATGTAGCCGTAAGCGATCAAGAGCTTATCCAAGCTGTTTATTTTGAGGCTTACAGATCAGGGCTTGATCCGAAACAACACCTTGAAAACTACAAAAATCAAGGAGTTTTGCCTGCTATAAAGATGTCAATGATAGAAGAGAAGCTGTTTAACGAGATGTTTGACAAAAAAGAAGAAAAAGCTGAAAAAGAGCCTAAAAAAGCGGCTAAAGAAAAAGACGAACCAAAAACTGAAAAAAAGACAACAAAAAAGGCGGATAAATGA
- the folE gene encoding GTP cyclohydrolase I FolE, with translation MQENQQKISFENSVKNMLEIIGEDVNREGLIKTPERVFKAFKFLTQGYEQDPKEVLNDALFESSNNEMVLMRDIEFYSLCEHHLLPIIGRVHVAYIPDGKVVGLSKLPRMVNIFARRLQIQEQMTEQIASAIQEVIKPKGVGVVIEARHMCVEMRGVEKINSTTTTSALRGIFIKNADTRREFFALINSPKEVRF, from the coding sequence ATGCAAGAAAATCAGCAAAAAATTAGCTTTGAAAATTCGGTTAAAAACATGCTTGAGATAATCGGCGAGGACGTAAATAGAGAAGGTCTTATCAAAACTCCCGAAAGAGTTTTTAAGGCGTTTAAATTTCTAACTCAAGGCTATGAACAAGATCCAAAAGAGGTGCTAAACGACGCGCTTTTTGAAAGTTCAAACAACGAAATGGTTTTGATGAGGGATATTGAATTTTATAGCCTTTGCGAGCATCATCTGCTTCCTATAATCGGGCGCGTTCATGTGGCGTATATACCAGACGGCAAGGTTGTGGGGCTTAGCAAACTTCCTCGCATGGTAAATATCTTTGCAAGAAGGCTTCAAATTCAAGAGCAGATGACCGAACAGATCGCAAGCGCGATTCAAGAAGTTATCAAACCAAAAGGCGTTGGCGTGGTGATAGAAGCAAGGCATATGTGCGTAGAGATGAGAGGAGTTGAAAAGATAAACTCAACCACCACGACTTCAGCGTTAAGAGGAATTTTTATCAAAAATGCAGACACCAGAAGAGAGTTTTTCGCTCTTATAAATTCGCCAAAAGAAGTGAGATTCTAG
- the fliI gene encoding flagellar protein export ATPase FliI — protein sequence MSLQRLKSKLNSNLSLSNVFGVINKISSTTIEISGLRPSIGDIVQIVARDKSKRGLGMVTEIKQDGAFISPFGFVEGYKIGDLVYLSDQGMKIPVGDALLGRVVDPFMSPKDGKGAIYTDDFAPIMKAPIDAMKRGLIDEIFSVGVKSIDALLTCGKGQKLGIFAGSGVGKSTLMGMIVKNSEAPVKVVALIGERGREVPEFIEKNLHGDLSGTVLVVATSDDSPLMRKYGAFCAMSVAEYFKNQGKDVLFIMDSVTRFAMAQREIGLALGEPPTSKGYPPSVLTLLPQLMERAGKEEGKGSITAFFTVLVDGDDMSDPIADQSRSILDGHIVLSRELTDFGIYPPINILNSASRVMNDLITPEHKANVAKFKRFYSLIKENEILLRIGAYQKGNDKELDAAISKREFIDKFLKQDEDEGFSFERSEAMLREIN from the coding sequence GTGAGTTTACAGCGTCTAAAATCCAAGCTAAACTCAAATTTATCCCTTTCAAACGTCTTTGGAGTGATAAATAAAATTTCATCAACTACTATTGAAATTTCAGGGCTTCGTCCAAGCATTGGCGATATCGTCCAGATCGTAGCGCGCGACAAAAGCAAAAGAGGTCTTGGCATGGTTACCGAGATCAAACAAGACGGAGCTTTTATATCGCCGTTTGGATTTGTCGAGGGCTACAAGATAGGAGATCTTGTCTATCTAAGCGATCAAGGCATGAAAATCCCTGTCGGCGATGCGCTTCTTGGGCGCGTAGTGGATCCATTTATGAGCCCTAAAGACGGCAAGGGAGCTATTTATACCGATGATTTTGCTCCCATCATGAAAGCGCCTATTGATGCTATGAAAAGAGGTCTTATAGATGAGATTTTTAGCGTAGGAGTTAAGAGCATAGACGCGCTTTTAACTTGCGGCAAAGGTCAAAAGCTGGGAATTTTCGCAGGAAGTGGAGTCGGTAAAAGCACTCTAATGGGCATGATCGTAAAAAATTCCGAGGCTCCCGTTAAAGTAGTGGCGCTCATTGGCGAAAGAGGTCGTGAAGTGCCCGAATTTATCGAAAAAAACTTGCATGGAGATCTAAGCGGCACGGTGCTTGTGGTAGCTACAAGCGATGATAGCCCGCTTATGCGAAAATACGGCGCATTTTGCGCTATGAGCGTAGCAGAATACTTCAAAAACCAAGGCAAAGACGTGCTGTTTATCATGGATAGCGTGACAAGATTTGCCATGGCGCAGCGCGAGATAGGACTAGCGCTTGGCGAGCCGCCTACATCTAAGGGGTATCCACCTTCCGTGCTTACGCTACTTCCGCAACTAATGGAGCGGGCGGGAAAAGAAGAAGGCAAAGGCTCTATCACTGCGTTTTTTACGGTTTTGGTTGATGGCGATGACATGAGCGATCCGATAGCCGATCAAAGCCGCTCCATACTTGACGGACACATCGTGCTAAGTAGGGAACTAACAGACTTTGGAATTTATCCGCCGATAAATATCCTAAATTCCGCTTCGCGTGTGATGAACGATCTAATCACGCCCGAACACAAGGCAAACGTGGCTAAATTTAAGAGATTTTATTCGCTTATAAAAGAAAATGAAATTTTGCTTCGTATCGGAGCTTACCAAAAAGGCAACGACAAAGAGCTTGATGCAGCAATATCAAAGCGAGAATTCATCGATAAATTCCTTAAGCAAGACGAAGATGAAGGCTTTAGCTTTGAAAGAAGCGAGGCGATGCTAAGAGAGATAAACTAA
- a CDS encoding NifS family cysteine desulfurase, with the protein MRVYLDNNATTMVDPEAFELMKPFYCEKYGNPNSLHRFGSETHPALRRAMDQLYTAFNARDKDDIIVTSCATESNNWVIKGVFFDHMLNKDKDHIIISSVEHPATGAACEFLKQFGIRVSHIPVDENGLLDPNDLRNLIDEKTALVSVMWANNETGTIFPVKELAAIAHEYGALFHTDATQTVGKIKINVQDINMDFMSFSAHKFHGPKGIGGLYIKNSQPLTSLLHGGEHMGGRRSGTLDVAGIVGMAQALENSNKLMEFENLHVRKLRDKLEDALLEIPEISVVGDRAHRLPNTILAAVKGVEGEAMLWDLNQAGIAASTGSACASETLESNPIMEAIGADKELAHTALRLSLSRFNTEEEIDYAIVHIKKAVERLRAISSTFAYTPDWHVSGL; encoded by the coding sequence TTGAGAGTTTATTTAGATAACAACGCAACTACGATGGTTGATCCCGAAGCTTTCGAGCTCATGAAACCGTTTTATTGCGAAAAATATGGAAACCCGAACTCGCTTCACAGATTTGGCAGCGAAACTCACCCTGCTTTGCGCCGCGCAATGGATCAGCTTTATACGGCCTTTAACGCTAGGGATAAAGACGATATCATCGTAACAAGCTGCGCGACAGAGAGTAATAACTGGGTTATAAAAGGCGTATTTTTTGATCATATGTTAAATAAAGACAAAGATCATATCATAATCAGTTCTGTAGAACACCCAGCAACTGGCGCGGCATGCGAATTTTTGAAGCAATTTGGCATAAGAGTAAGCCACATTCCGGTTGATGAAAACGGGCTTTTAGATCCAAACGATTTAAGAAATTTGATAGATGAAAAAACCGCACTTGTAAGCGTAATGTGGGCAAATAACGAAACGGGGACAATTTTTCCCGTTAAGGAGCTTGCGGCTATAGCGCACGAATACGGCGCGCTCTTTCACACAGATGCCACGCAAACGGTCGGCAAGATAAAAATAAACGTGCAAGATATAAATATGGATTTTATGAGTTTTTCCGCACACAAATTTCACGGTCCAAAAGGCATCGGCGGACTTTATATCAAAAATTCTCAGCCGCTTACCAGCTTGCTTCACGGAGGCGAGCATATGGGCGGCAGACGAAGCGGAACGCTTGACGTAGCAGGTATCGTAGGTATGGCGCAAGCGCTGGAAAATAGCAACAAACTAATGGAATTTGAAAATTTACACGTTAGAAAATTAAGAGACAAACTTGAAGACGCTCTACTTGAAATTCCTGAAATTTCAGTTGTGGGAGATAGGGCTCATCGCTTGCCAAACACTATTTTGGCCGCAGTTAAAGGCGTTGAAGGCGAAGCTATGCTTTGGGATTTAAACCAAGCTGGCATTGCTGCTTCTACAGGTTCTGCTTGTGCGAGCGAAACGCTTGAGAGCAACCCTATAATGGAAGCGATCGGTGCTGACAAGGAGCTTGCACATACGGCTTTAAGGCTATCCCTTTCAAGATTTAACACCGAAGAAGAGATTGATTACGCGATAGTGCATATCAAAAAAGCCGTTGAAAGATTAAGAGCGATTTCAAGTACGTTTGCTTATACGCCGGATTGGCATGTAAGCGGGCTTTAA
- a CDS encoding iron-sulfur cluster assembly scaffold protein, with amino-acid sequence MAKHDLIGGSIWDEYSQKVQDLMNSPRNMGQITEEEAKERGGKLIVADFGAESCGDAVRLYWLVDEKTDIIMDAKFKSFGCGTAIASSDTMAELCIGKTVDEAVKITNIDVEKAMRDDPETPAVPPQKMHCSVMAYDVIKAAAASYKGVDPDHFEDEIIVCECARISLGTIRDVIRMNDLKTVEEITQYTKAGAFCKSCIKPGGHEKREYYLVDILAETRAQMEAEKLKAIADAKISGNDSDLAFEELTVVGQLKAVEAVIDAEIRPMLMMDGGNMEILDIKKNDKGIIDIYIRYLGACSGCASGSGGTLYAIENVLQENLSQNIRVLPI; translated from the coding sequence ATGGCAAAACACGATTTAATCGGCGGCTCGATTTGGGATGAATACTCACAAAAAGTTCAAGACCTAATGAACAGCCCTCGCAATATGGGACAGATCACAGAAGAAGAGGCAAAAGAGCGCGGCGGCAAGCTGATAGTAGCTGATTTTGGCGCTGAAAGCTGCGGCGATGCGGTGAGGCTTTATTGGTTAGTTGATGAAAAAACAGATATCATCATGGACGCGAAATTCAAAAGCTTCGGCTGTGGAACGGCGATAGCAAGCTCTGATACTATGGCTGAGCTTTGTATCGGCAAAACGGTTGATGAGGCGGTAAAAATCACAAATATAGATGTAGAAAAGGCGATGAGAGACGATCCTGAAACTCCTGCCGTCCCGCCTCAAAAGATGCACTGCTCGGTAATGGCTTATGATGTTATCAAGGCGGCTGCGGCAAGCTATAAAGGCGTGGATCCCGATCATTTTGAAGATGAGATCATCGTATGTGAGTGCGCTCGCATAAGCCTTGGTACGATACGCGACGTTATCAGGATGAATGACCTAAAAACGGTTGAAGAGATAACTCAATACACAAAGGCCGGCGCATTTTGTAAATCATGCATCAAGCCTGGCGGACATGAAAAAAGAGAGTATTATCTGGTGGATATCCTAGCGGAAACCAGAGCGCAGATGGAAGCTGAAAAGCTAAAAGCCATCGCGGACGCTAAAATTTCAGGAAACGATAGCGATTTGGCATTTGAAGAGCTTACGGTAGTAGGTCAGCTTAAAGCGGTTGAAGCGGTTATAGATGCCGAAATCCGCCCTATGCTTATGATGGACGGCGGAAATATGGAAATTCTTGATATCAAGAAAAACGACAAAGGCATTATCGATATCTACATCCGATATCTTGGGGCTTGCTCGGGATGTGCAAGCGGTTCGGGTGGAACATTATATGCGATCGAAAACGTACTACAAGAAAATTTAAGTCAAAATATCAGGGTTTTACCTATTTGA
- a CDS encoding TOBE domain-containing protein gives MSFSARNQLQAEITEVKTGVVNSLIVSKLEGGEIVKATVTVESEKALDLKVGKKVVYLFKASSIIVAKGENELKLSATNQIKGKVVSVKEGAVNSEIDIKIAGGDKLSAIITNESTKSLALKAGDDVVAVIKASQIIIGA, from the coding sequence ATGTCATTCAGCGCAAGAAATCAACTTCAAGCCGAAATCACTGAAGTAAAAACAGGTGTTGTAAATTCACTTATCGTAAGCAAACTCGAAGGCGGAGAGATAGTAAAAGCAACAGTTACAGTCGAATCTGAAAAAGCTCTTGATCTTAAAGTAGGCAAAAAAGTCGTTTATCTATTTAAAGCCTCAAGTATAATTGTCGCAAAAGGCGAAAACGAGCTTAAATTAAGCGCAACTAATCAAATCAAGGGTAAAGTTGTTAGCGTTAAAGAGGGTGCGGTAAATTCGGAGATAGACATCAAGATAGCAGGCGGAGATAAGCTAAGCGCTATCATCACAAACGAATCCACCAAAAGCTTGGCTCTTAAAGCCGGTGATGATGTAGTTGCGGTTATCAAAGCAAGCCAGATTATTATCGGTGCTTAA
- a CDS encoding methyltransferase domain-containing protein, with amino-acid sequence MILKSNYDKIDFNELYKEQKSKSSFGKKLVKDWDKKAPSFNEAVLKSQYVKDFISKIDFNEADSLLDFACGAGALSVAAASKVKQIYGYDFSPKMLEFAIQNAKDFGLTNVKFAQKAFEDDWSDVPECDIVFASRCLEVDDIKPILTKLLSKTKCTLYITFKVGGSFVDEDILEVIERDVEQKPDFVYLVNILFQMGYLPTIDYIKSICSSGAPQSAEELIRKTEWSLGNDLNQDEILKLKDYFNSNNSCRSQQSMDWAFIRVDV; translated from the coding sequence ATGATTTTAAAATCAAACTACGACAAAATCGATTTTAACGAACTATATAAAGAGCAAAAATCTAAAAGTTCTTTCGGTAAAAAACTAGTCAAAGATTGGGATAAAAAGGCTCCAAGCTTTAATGAAGCGGTATTAAAGAGCCAGTATGTCAAGGATTTCATTTCAAAAATAGATTTTAACGAGGCTGACTCTTTGCTTGACTTTGCTTGCGGTGCGGGAGCTTTGAGTGTTGCTGCAGCCAGTAAAGTCAAGCAAATTTACGGATATGATTTTTCACCTAAAATGCTTGAGTTTGCAATTCAGAATGCCAAAGATTTTGGTCTTACTAATGTTAAATTTGCTCAAAAAGCATTCGAAGATGATTGGAGCGATGTGCCAGAATGCGATATAGTTTTTGCATCGCGTTGCCTTGAAGTTGATGATATAAAACCGATTTTAACAAAACTTCTTTCAAAAACTAAGTGTACTCTTTATATCACTTTTAAAGTAGGCGGAAGTTTTGTGGATGAGGACATTTTAGAGGTTATTGAGCGAGATGTGGAACAAAAGCCAGATTTTGTATATCTTGTTAATATACTCTTTCAAATGGGTTATTTGCCGACGATTGATTATATAAAAAGTATTTGTAGTTCCGGTGCTCCTCAAAGCGCAGAGGAGTTGATTCGAAAGACCGAGTGGAGTCTTGGTAACGATCTAAACCAAGATGAAATTTTAAAGCTTAAAGATTATTTTAATAGTAATAACTCATGCCGTTCCCAACAATCTATGGATTGGGCTTTTATCAGAGTTGACGTATAA
- a CDS encoding ABC transporter ATP-binding protein — protein MLVEVKNLKFAYKKRTILDGLNFIINEGDTLSILGANGSGKSTLLRIMLGFLKFEGEVKIAGKNVSEYSKDSLAKIIAYIPQTHAPSYDYTVFDIALMGALCRTPLFSNFSKNDKILAENALEKMGVLHLKDEPYTRVSGGERQLTYIARTLVQGAKVIFMDEPTNGLDFGNQIKLLEMIRLLRDEGYTFVQTTHYPRHAKFVSNLVLFLKDGKILEFGDSDSLINSKNIDKIYGIDYEQYKDKL, from the coding sequence ATGTTGGTAGAGGTTAAAAATTTAAAATTTGCGTATAAAAAACGCACTATTTTAGATGGATTAAATTTTATTATCAACGAAGGCGATACTTTAAGCATTTTAGGTGCAAATGGAAGCGGTAAAAGCACTCTTTTACGTATTATGTTAGGCTTTTTAAAATTTGAAGGCGAAGTAAAAATAGCAGGAAAAAATGTAAGCGAATATTCAAAGGATAGTTTGGCCAAGATAATCGCTTATATACCTCAAACTCATGCGCCAAGCTATGATTATACGGTATTTGACATAGCGCTTATGGGTGCTCTTTGCAGGACTCCGTTATTTTCAAATTTTAGTAAAAATGATAAAATTTTAGCCGAAAACGCTCTTGAAAAGATGGGTGTTTTGCATCTTAAAGATGAACCTTACACAAGAGTAAGCGGTGGTGAAAGGCAGCTAACTTATATCGCTCGCACATTAGTTCAGGGTGCAAAAGTGATATTTATGGATGAACCTACTAACGGACTTGACTTTGGAAATCAGATTAAACTTTTAGAGATGATCAGGTTGCTAAGAGATGAGGGATATACCTTTGTTCAAACTACACACTATCCCAGACATGCTAAATTTGTCTCAAATTTAGTGCTATTTTTAAAAGATGGTAAAATTTTAGAATTTGGCGATAGCGATAGCCTAATAAATTCTAAAAATATTGATAAAATTTACGGAATTGATTACGAACAATACAAGGATAAATTATGA
- a CDS encoding iron ABC transporter permease, producing MSKKSFLLLLSLLILFIFGSLLLGKYGFSASEYIRYFVAVLKGENLEDYKIIHTLVTEIRLPRIIACLLIGASLAISGAAYQAMFVNPLVSPSILGVLSGAGFGAALGMFFRLNEVLIQLSTFVFGFLAVIFALLISALYSRSGSVIVLVLGGVISGSLFTSLLSVLKYAADPNDTLPNITYFLMGSLGFASKSFMELSILPMFIGVLLLAFSGKYLNALSLGEEEAKSLGINVFKVKIFVILVATFVSALSVTIAGIIGWIGLITPHIARFVYGADNRSVLTASALIGAIFLLFCDSFSRLIFTFEIPIGIVTSLFGIPMFILVLRRAKKSF from the coding sequence ATGAGTAAAAAATCCTTTTTATTGTTGCTCTCTTTGTTGATATTATTTATTTTTGGTTCCTTGTTGCTTGGCAAATACGGCTTTAGCGCAAGCGAATATATAAGATATTTTGTAGCAGTTTTAAAGGGCGAAAATTTAGAGGATTATAAGATCATTCATACTTTAGTAACTGAAATTCGTTTGCCTCGTATTATAGCATGCTTGCTCATAGGGGCAAGCCTTGCAATCTCAGGTGCCGCATATCAGGCGATGTTTGTAAATCCTTTGGTTTCCCCATCTATTTTAGGAGTTTTAAGTGGAGCCGGATTTGGTGCGGCTCTTGGTATGTTTTTTAGACTAAACGAAGTCTTGATTCAGCTTAGCACTTTTGTATTCGGGTTTCTTGCAGTTATTTTCGCACTTCTTATTTCAGCTCTTTACTCACGCTCCGGAAGCGTGATAGTCTTGGTTCTCGGAGGCGTTATTAGCGGTTCGCTTTTTACATCCTTGCTTTCTGTTTTAAAGTATGCCGCAGATCCTAACGATACCTTGCCAAATATCACATATTTTTTGATGGGAAGCTTGGGCTTTGCTTCTAAAAGCTTTATGGAGCTATCTATATTGCCCATGTTTATCGGTGTTTTATTGCTTGCATTTTCCGGTAAATATCTAAATGCTTTAAGCCTTGGAGAAGAGGAGGCGAAGAGCCTTGGCATAAACGTATTTAAGGTAAAAATTTTTGTTATTTTAGTCGCTACTTTTGTAAGTGCTTTAAGTGTAACTATCGCGGGAATCATCGGCTGGATAGGACTTATCACTCCTCATATAGCAAGATTCGTTTACGGAGCCGATAACCGCTCCGTACTTACGGCTTCAGCTCTGATAGGGGCTATATTTTTACTATTTTGCGATAGCTTTTCAAGGCTTATTTTTACCTTTGAAATTCCAATCGGTATAGTAACATCTCTCTTTGGAATTCCTATGTTTATCTTAGTGCTTAGACGCGCTAAAAAGAGCTTTTGA